DNA sequence from the Candidatus Delongbacteria bacterium genome:
GTAATGTTTATTTCGAAGGGGATGAAGGTTTTAGCTCCAATTCTCGGATTCATAGAAGTAATAGTGTGGTTGGTTGCTATAAAACAGATTATGGAAAACCTAAGTAATCCAGCATGTTATCTGGCATACGGAGCAGGTTTTGCTATGGGTAATTATCTTGGTATTAAACTTGAAGAGAAACTATCTATTGGCTATGTTTTACTTAGAGTAATCCTCAGGTTTGATCACTCTCTTCTGATGGATTTTTTAAATAATAATAAATATGGCTGCACTATAATCAACGGTGAAGGGAACAGAGAAAAAGTTAATATTTTATTCACTGTAATTAAACGTTCAGATTTGAATAAAGTTGTTGCAGCAATCGAACATTACAATCCTAAAGCTTTCTATTCTGTTGAAGATATTAGAAAAATTAGTTCCGGAGTCTTTCCTTTAGATGAAAACCGAGGATTTTCTGCTAATTTTTTAGGAAGAATGAGAAAAGGTAAATAAAAGCTAAGAGAATTTTCAATTAACTAGTAATAATTTGTTAAACAGATTATATAGTACACTATTTTATTGTTCATCATGATATTAGAAATGAAGAACAACAATTCTACTATTTATAAAATGGACACTCTATTTTGGTGATATTTTTTTTACTCTCCATAGTTTTCTATAGGTTTATAAATTATTCCAACCCCTTTATGACCATCGATATTTACTACTATTGGAGCGTCAAATCTAATATGTCTGTAATAATCATCTTCATAAATAGCTTTCTGTGAATTAAGAAATTCTAAATCATACAGCCCATCTTTGATGAATGGATTTATAGTGAAATATCCTACTCCAAGAGAAGTAATATTCTGGAAAAAGTGTGAACCTTGACTTGCTTCAATATGAAAAGTTTTTAGACCTGACTCAATGATAATCTTTGCATGAGATATCTGTGGCCAACTTACAGGAATGCCCAACCATGGGTCTGAAGATCCCCATCTCCCTGGTCCGCATAAAATGAAATATTTCTTCTCATGAACCATTGCATCATTTATTTTTTCTATTATATCTCTCATAACTTTAGTTTTTGAAGGATCAAATGCTTCTGGTTTTATATAAATAAAATCAAAAAGATCATTATAAATTCCGTTCCCAAGAGCATTTTCAGACATAATAATACATTCTTCTTCCTTAACTTCTTCGAGATTGATACTGAATATTTTATTATCAGCTACTATAGGTCTTATCTGCAGTATGTTAAAGTTTTTTTGTCCGCAACTATTGTCAATATTAACTGCAAACTCAATCTCTACAGGATTATTGAATTCAGCCTCACCTAATGCCATTATTTCTTTTATTATTTCAGGAAGAGGGAAATAATTGTATTTTAGAATACTAGCAAAAGTAGCAATTCTGATTCCTCTGCTGTTAATACCATCTCTGATTACATTATCCTGATAATCATATGTTGACGCAGTATATAGAAGAGTGTCTTTATCAGCGTCATTAATATTAACTTTTTGAAAATTAACCGATTCGTCTATAGATGGTTTAAATTGCATTGAATCCATGCTTAGAGCATAAAACTCTTTCTGAGTTGTTTTTATGG
Encoded proteins:
- a CDS encoding DUF2179 domain-containing protein translates to MENLLSHDSFFFNWIFIPMMIFFARIVDVTIGTMRVMFISKGMKVLAPILGFIEVIVWLVAIKQIMENLSNPACYLAYGAGFAMGNYLGIKLEEKLSIGYVLLRVILRFDHSLLMDFLNNNKYGCTIINGEGNREKVNILFTVIKRSDLNKVVAAIEHYNPKAFYSVEDIRKISSGVFPLDENRGFSANFLGRMRKGK